A genomic region of Dreissena polymorpha isolate Duluth1 chromosome 4, UMN_Dpol_1.0, whole genome shotgun sequence contains the following coding sequences:
- the LOC127879618 gene encoding peroxidasin homolog pxn-2-like produces MFIDENGKGSDLASINIERGREWGTPAYYLYRQLCGGVTISSWTDLAITHPADVIAKLQSVYASPKDVDLWTGIVTETAVGTSISGPTMSCLVAMQFANLRNGDRFWYETSDTNLKFTTGKAIGCT; encoded by the exons ATGTTTATTGATGAGAACGGCAAAGGCTCTGACCTCGCATCTATTAACATCGAGCGCGGCCGCGAGTGGGGAACGCCTGCGTACTACCTTTACCGTCAGCTGTGCGGAGGGGTCACAATCTCCTCATGGACGGACCTGGCGATAACGCACCCCGCTGACGTAATCGCCAAATTACAGAGCGTCTATGC CTCCCCAAAGGACGTTGATCTATGGACGGGCATCGTGACCGAGACTGCGGTAGGCACCTCCATATCCGGCCCCACAATGTCCTGTCTCGTCGCTATGCAGTTCGCCAACCTTCGCAACGGGGACCGTTTCTGGTACGAGACGAGCGACACCAATCTGAAATTCACAACTGGTAAGGCAATCGGTTGCACATGA
- the LOC127878342 gene encoding peroxidase mlt-7-like translates to MENFRRQLVIDLWLKPTKFVWYSTVGWSDILNQINDITSYIDGSMVYGSSEAELNELRSFIGGSLKTSPANFMPEAVNPTGLECDNVNHPDLCFLAGDTRANQHPGLATFHTVFMREHNRVAADLKSLNADWSDEKIFQETRRIVVAELQHITFKEMLPKVLDSSYVSQYGLSGSYSYNKSVDASLIQEFNFGNRYHTLMPAVFDMAEFVGSSVVNQVSLEQENVFRNPGFLLRDNFRGVDQVLLGLVANGCPFINGYCNYVDQPRTLFLLLKRRMINTDE, encoded by the exons ATGGAGAATTTCCGTAGACAGCTTGTCATAGATTTATGGCTGAAACCAACAAAGTTTGTCTGGTACTCGACAGTTGGCT GGTCTGATATCCTAAACCAAATCAACGACATCACGTCGTATATAGATGGAAGTATGGTGTATGGATCGAGCGAGGCTGAACTCAACGAGTTGCGTTCCTTCATTGGCG GTTCCCTTAAGACGTCCCCTGCCAATTTTATGCCGGAAGCTGTGAACCCAACAGGTCTGGAATGCGACAACGTCAATCACCCTGACCTCTGCTTCCTCGCAG GTGACACTCGCGCGAACCAGCACCCTGGACTGGCAACGTTTCATACCGTATTCATGCGAGAACACAACCGCGTGGCGGCCGACCTGAAGAGTCTGAACGCCGACTGGAGCGACGAGAAGATCTTCCAGGAGACCAGACGCATCGTGGTGGCGGAGCTGCAGCACATCACATTCAA GGAGATGTTGCCCAAGGTACTTGACAGCAGCTACGTGTCCCAGTACGGCCTGTCTGGTTCCTATAGTTACAATAAATCAGTGGACGCCAGCCTCATTCAGGAATTCAACTTTGGCAACAG ATACCACACTCTAATGCCCGCGGTGTTCGACATGGCCGAGTTCGTTGGCTCGAGTGTTGTGAACCAAGTCTCGCTTGAGCAGGAAAATGTGTTCAGGAATCCTGGATTCCTCTTGAGGGACAACTTCCGTGGCGTAGATCAGGTTTTATTGGGACTCGTCGCCAACGGATGCCCTTTTATAAATGGGTATTGCAACTACGTTGATCAGCCTCGAactctgtttttacttttaaagcGTCGCATGATAAAC ACTGATGAATGA